A stretch of DNA from Montipora capricornis isolate CH-2021 chromosome 1, ASM3666992v2, whole genome shotgun sequence:
AGTAGACTTCTTATTGATGGTGGAACAACTGTACTGAGAAGTGTTTTTGACACTCATCACCCTCCTGCAAAGTTAGCAGCTGATCTTAATTCCTGTTATTCCATCCTTAACAACCTTTATCGAAGAAGAATTCTCAATGGCCACCAGTGGGACAAGCTGTTCCCTGGTGGTGGAGCCGCTCCGGATTCCAACACGTTTGATATAACTCTGCTGTTCCTCCTTCTGACCAACATTTGTGGACTTACCCCACCCCACAAAGGATGGCATCACGAACCACCCCCAAGTGACACCTCTCATGAGGCAAACCTTGCTCGCATTAAGTTTTTCCGTAATCAAGTGTATGGGCATGTGACAACAACTGGTGTGGATGCACCAACATTCAATGCTCTGTGGAAGGAAATAAGTGCCGTTTTAGTGTCTCTTGGGTTAAGTCAGGGAGAGATTGATCGATTAAAGGCAGAGCAATGTGGAGAGGAGGATTTTCTTGATGCATTACGGGAATGGGCAGAGAGTGAAGGGAATCTAAAGGCTCAACTTAATGACATGCGTCAACTTCAGAACAAAGTTCAACAGACTGTCGAGGACATACAAATCCAGCAGTCAACAATCCAAGAGACTGTTGAAGACATACATGAAATTGTAACTGAAATCCGTGATACACAGCACGACACCGATCAGGAGGATAACATCCGAAAGAAACTTGCGAGGCTTGACATCCAACGTGATGTCAGAGATTATGCAAAGAGATACTTAGAAGGAACCCGTGAATCTGTCTTTGCTGAAATCCACAGGTGGTTGGATGATGCAAGCTCTCCAAATCGTGTCTTGGTGCTCAGTGGAAATGCAGGGATGGGGAAATCTGTCATCGCTGCTGAAATGTGCAGAAGAATGCAAGAAGCTGGCAGATTGGCGGGGAGCCATTTTTGTCACCATGACAGAGCACGCCACAGGAATCCCAAGGTGATGATGCAGTCTTTAGCTTGTCACCTGTCATGCCTTCTTCCAGAGTACAAGAAAGCTCTTGTGGAACAGTTCTCTGGAAATTTAGGTGTAGAGATCAACGACATGGAAGTGGTAGATCTCTTTGATTTGCTTTTTTTAGAACCTCTGAACAGGGTAGCAGATCCAGGGTTTATATCTCTTGTGGTAATAGATGCTTTAGATGAAAGTCAATACCAAGGGCGAAATGATCTTCTTGACGTGATATCCAGGTTGTTTAAAAATCTGCCACTGTGGCTTCGATTTTTTGTGACGACGCGACCTGAAGTTAATATTTGGGACAGTCTGAAAGATTTGCAACCGCTGCCACTGGGGGCAAAAGATGATGACAACTTGAAGGACATTCGTTTTTACTTTGAGTGGAGTCTAAGCAATTTATTAGAAGTTGAAAGGCGCGAGCTTGTCTTAGATGATCTCGTGCAAAAGTCAGAGGGTGTCTTTCTGTGTGCCCAGTTTTTGGTGGATTTCATAAGGGCCAATTGTTCGACCATTCTTACCTTGgaacaaatggacaagacaCTTCCTGCAGGCATCTCGTGTGTTTACCAGTTGTATTTCCACCGGCTGGAAGATGACTTGTGTAAAGAACTAAACATAACTGAAgaacaatttctttgtttcctgaGTGCAATTGCAGCTGCAAGGGAACCCCTGCCATTGGGTTTTGTTCCTAAATTCTTGTGTAAGAACTTGTCGTCCGTGATTGCTTTGAGAACAGTGAGCAAAGCCATTGCCATTGTGTCATCACTCCTGCCTGTTCACGACGACCGCattcatttctttcataaatcAGTCAAGGACTGGTTGACAGACAAGTCGCGCTACGGGCAACACAGTTTCAGTGTGGAGGAAATGGATGGCCATAAGATCCTTTCTACTCTTTGCTGTAATGAATTGGACGAGTTAAAGAGAAAAGGTGTTAGCAAATCACAATCCTTCACTGACACTACAAGGTTTGCCTTAGAACATGGCGTTCAGCACATGCTACAGTTAGACCAGGACACGAGATCCTGCAATCTTGAGGAGGTGGTTGGAAACTATGTGTTAGACCCAGAGGTTTTGTACGCAAAGATTTTTGTGAACATAGCAACAGCTACAGAAGATGTCGTTTGTGTAACGAAACGCGGTGGTTTGGAAACGATATCTACCGAGTGTCATGAGACCCTTTTGTCATTATTGGTTGTTTTAAAGAAACACCGTCTAACCTTAGAGGAGCATCCCTTTACTATATTTCAATGTCTGTTGAATGAGGGAAGTTTTAAACTATCTTCTGACTCCCGCCAGCTTCTGGAGACCAAGTATTCCGATAAACCATACATGGAGTACTTAAGCAAGAATATCCCCCAAGGACCCGTTCAGGGTCGGTTTGATTGTTGTTCACCGGTGGTTTGTTTCGAGGTATCCCCTTGCTTAGAATTCATGGTGTGTGAATGCCGCGACGGATCCATTCAGTTGTGGTCACTTGATTCTGGTAACCTCAAATGGAAACGTTATGTCAAACCAAAACACTTTAAGTCCGCGTTTCGTCCATTCAGAATCATCCATACCGATCATGCATACCAACCAGCGTGTCGTTATTTGCCAACTGGGAATGCCGTTTACCGTTCTGTGGTATTTCATCCCACCAAGGATGTCATCTTGCCAGGAGTTTTAAGCCATGCTTATTCCTTAAATGGTGACTTGAAGCCGCTTTTTCCCACGAGTAAGTGCAGTTTTTGTGTCTGTTCTATTTTTGGTGACGAGATTTTGACTGATTGTCCCAACGATGCAAAGTGTCTTATGGTGTGGAATCTAAACAATGGCAGGGAGATTGATCGTCATAACAGAGATAGCGATATTTTATCTTTTGCCATGTCCCGAGATGGAAAGCTTGTGGCAATTTCCCATTCAACGGGTTGTGTTTGTTTAGTTGACCGGGAAAATGGTTTTTTAACTCTTTCAAAGGCAACTTTAGAGAGTGTGTGTGGAGTGATTAGGTTCTCACCGGACAGTCGGTTTCTTTTGTGTTCAGATTTTGACAGTTTTTCTACTTGGGGATGGTTTTGTTTAAGAGTCACCGAGGGGCCTGAGCATCACTTTTCGATGGAAGTTGCTCATGCTGACTTTGGCACTTGGAATTCCTTTGAGCTAGAATCTCATAGAATCGGCGGCTTTTTGTTAGGAGATTCTATGAGTTATCAGACGATGGACCAGTGTTTTGACGTAGTGCTTAATAGCCAATCTCTTTTAAGAAACTACATACGTCATGGAGATTACATTGAAATGGTTTATCGGAATCCACCACAGAAGAACACGGGTTTCTCATATGTCCAATGTCTACGATTCTCGTTAACCGGCGAGGGTCTTTATGCGACTGTTTATGACAGATCGGACAAACAACGAATTGTGGCTTGGGACGGTTCAAATGGGGATCTTAAGAGACAGAAAGAGTTTGAGAGTGTCGTTGTCACTGAATTTGTACCTTTGAAACATGGCATTTTGTTTGCAAGTAAGAGCACCCTTGAACTGTGGAACTTTGATTTGTCGGTCTGCAAACGTCGATGGATGTTTGACGCGGATGCTCTCTTTCGCATTTCAGATGATCAGGTGGCATGCATAGAGTTTAACTCGATATTTGGGATCATTTTGGATAGTATTAGTGGGGAGTATGTGAAAACATTTAAACTGCCTCGCGGGGACTTGATGGATTGCcacagggaccttcagatcgtTGCCTGGGATGACAAGGAAGGGCAACACTTCGTTGAATTGAGGCAACTGGGTAAAACTGAACCACTGTGGTGTCGACTCCAGGACTTTTTGATTGAGGGATCATTCTCTCCTGAGGGAAAGTTTGTTATTCTTCATGACAGGAAAGGCTTTTACGTTGTCGATGCAGTTTCTGGTAACGTGTGTGTTAAGTTGTCTGCTGTCCACTTTATTAATGATTATAAATTCGTCAGTGACGAGGAATGTGTTATTCTCAGATACTCTTCCCCAAGTAgtactagtgcccagcttcAGCTGTTCAACGTGAGGTCTGGAGATCTACTCTGTGTAATGGCTGCTGATTTTAACTGTGGGCCTTCGCCCTTGCCCTTAGCAACATGTCCCAGAAGAGGTCTCATTGGCTTTTGGTCGCATCAAGGGTTATACGTTATCAGGATAAAACGTCCAGGAGTGGAGACACACAGCAGTGAAGCAAAAAGGTATTtggcattttactgtttgataGCCAAGTATATTTAAAATGCCTAAGGTCTTTCAAATGCTGCGTCCACTGTTGTGGTCAGCAGCACCATAAGTGGATATTGTTCGACAAATGTCTATACGATCTGTTGTTAGTGGTTTCTtcttgtcatgattttggtcgcGCTGTGAAATAAAAACTGTCTTTGGCGTTGActagtggtcaaaatttgttgtggacacACTCGgcgcaacattttgaccactgtgatgacgaatatcattgtcgataagagtacagacaacgctgaaccaagttcgatttgttaaatggcatttttgaaaatggcctattagggCGCTGGGCTCTGAATTCAAATCCCGCCTTTAATACTTAATATCCTTTGGACAAGAGCCCCTAACATTGTTTTTATATTATATTGACCGCCTTGTTGATGGGTAAGGTGCTCATTGAAGGATAAAACTGTAGGGAATCTTGATGACAATTCAAAACAATTTAAAGCGAAGTAGACATATTGTAACAccaatttggttttatgaacggagttaataatgtaaattggccaccgtacagagattcaaaaagctgacgtttcgagcgttagcccttggtCAAAGCAAATCgcttggattcgctctgacgaagggctaaagctcgaaacgtcagtcagcttttagaatctctgtacggtggccaatttacattatcaactccgttgataaaaccaaatttttgtatactacttccccaccgacgccgcaccacagtttctttagaaactacccccttcattcatattGTAACACCAATCCCGTAGTCAGGCCAATCACCTAACGCATGCGTACTGTCGGCAGCGATTTCACCCTGGGCTGAgggcagccatggacagctgtttcgacATTTAGTTAGGCTTCATCATCATGACATAGCTGTAACCACAGATGCTAGAGGGCTGTGATGGAACTTTTACCTTGAAATGTGAAAAACTCCTAGTTTAAAGAGGAGCCGCCATTTGTAATTATTGCTTTTCCAAACAATatacccttctccaaaatggcggcaacggatttgaatgagttaaaattaaactgaatgaaaaactaaTACCGGAAATAGAAAGAGTACTTTTACTtcagtaaccctgcaaagtttcagcgtactaggtgttatatcagctgagaaaatgtaagttgaaatttgacaaatttacagacgCTTGTATGACTGGGGGTAACACCATACCCCCAATAAAACAAACGTctataaatttttcatttttcatttttcatttttcaatttacattttctaagctgatattacacctgatatgccgaaactttgcagggttactaaagtaatgGTGcttttctatttctggtattgGTTTTTAATTTTACCTTACTTGCattttcggccgccattttggagaagggtctattctCTCCCAGCCCCTTAGCTTTCCATCTTTTGATGTGACAGTAATGAAGATGATCTCTTTTATGAAGGATTTAGTACATGATCGCCTTTACGCGAAACGGTAAACGTCAAACGACAGAGAAGCATAAAAATTCTTTCATCTTGGCCCCTTTCTTGGAAAATTATTCGATATCTGTAGATACCAGGTACATCTGTTGAACTAAATCAAACAAACTGAAAATACAAATATTGCAGTCAAGGATGGACATCAGAATATAAAATTCGTGCTTGACACTGACTCTTGTTAACAACGGCAATAAAACTTCAAAGACGTTTCGACCAAACAACTTCGGCCCTCATCGGTTTTTAAAAAGCCAACTGAGTGACGGCTTTCTAACGGTTCACAATTCTGCGCGTGTTACATGAGCAGAAACATAACGAACGACCGCTGTGCGTGATTACGCGAGGGATTTGTAAACATCCGGGATGTCAATATGTTCGTTTCCACGTTGCTGTCTCTCTGAGAATACCAGGCCTCGTGAAAAAGTCTCTCGTGAAAATTACGAGCCTTGTCTACAATGGACAAACTGGCTGGCGTGTGTGGAATTGTTGTGTCCAACCCGAAGCGCCCTTCTATGGTCTTTTAACCTGTCTGTCCATAGTACACCACCACGATAGTGGTACAGTTACGTGGACGACAGCCATGCGTGTCTTAAGAAAGATTACGTACAAGAGTTTCACGATCATCTGAATTCCGTTAACCTTAATTAAGCATACAGTTCACCAAGGAGGTTGAGTAGGATACCAGGATCTCCTTCTTAGACGCGACAACAACCATGCGTTGTACGTGGTCGCACACAGGTTAGCGTGTACAGAAAACCAACACACAGATAAGTACCTCGATTACAAGTCTCACCACCCATCGCAGCACAAGAGGTCAGTCGTTAATACACTCCTTCACAGGGCCCAAGAAATTCCATCAACAAATGCGGAGCGATCTAGAGAGAGGAGACACGTCATCAAAGTGCTAACGGATAACAACTACCCTCTGCGTTTTACCCGGAGTTGTAAGTCCTACCACAACTCTCTCCGCCGCGATTCAAGTACAAACGACACTTCCAGCGCTAGCGCACCGTCAACGTCAAATTTTGTTGTCCTTCCGTATGTCAGAGGCGTCTCTGAGAGAATTTCGCGAGTACTACGCAAAAACGGCCTTAAAGTGGGTTACAAACCTTTAAATGTTTTGCGCGCATGTTTCCCGAGACCAAAGGATAAACGTTTTGCCTTGCAGTACAGAGGTGTTGTTTACAAGGTCGGCTGCATTGATTGCAACTTCGTGTACTATGGACAGACAGACAGAGCCTTGGAAACAAGGTTAAAAGAAGGCGGCGGCGGCGCTTCGGGTTGGAGACAACAATTCCAAAGTTGTACAACACGCCAGCCAGTTTGCCCATTGTAGACAAAGCTCGTAATTTTCGCGAGAGACTTTTTCTCGAGGCCTGGTATTCTCAGAAAGAGACAGCAACGCGGGAAACGAACGTATTGACATCCCGGATGTTTGCAAATCCCTCGCGTAATCACGCGCAGCGGTCCTTCGTTATGTTTTTGCTGGCATAGCACGCGCAGAATTGTGAACCGTTAGAAATCCTTCAATcagttgctttttttaaaaaccgaTGAGGACCGGAGTTGTTTGGTCGAAACGTCTTCGAAGTTTTACTAACGTTGTTCCTAACGTTAACAAGAGTCAGTGTCAAGCACAAATTTTATATTctaaatcaaacaagtttctttgatttttggcaaaaagcAACGTTCGGCCAGACGTTTGCCATTGGCCACGAACGTCATGCTGAACAGTTTCTCTATTGCGCATGCGTTGGCTAAAAAATGCAATAGGCAAAAATTAAAGTCTATAAGCTTAGGAGATTCCTCATTACAAAAATTCACACATCTGTTGCCTCCATGGtatgtatttgtttttttgagCGAAGTAACGAGACACTCGAGAAAGGGTTCTTCTTTCTTCGTTTTTcagaaatgttgttttcacgtcgGTCCTCCGATAAATATGGGAatttgaccaagcgtgaggtcaagatggctggatgttgtcgaggtccataaacacgcaaaaaaagaacgaggccaatatccagccatcttgaccgaacaagcttggtcaataaaggatttattatatgacttaaatcaccaaaaaatgatctttgatcttgcgggaccaagcaagaaatcccgagcgggcaagatagctctatcttgcccgctcgggtagccaatcgcagcgcgcgatttggttcatcttgccaaGGGATATTCTCGCTCTTTGTCAGCGATTTTAAGActtaaagttttgttttcatatGTTTTACCATTTTACCGTAATTATGATGTTAACACTACCTTTTGAGAAAAAGTTGCCATGAGGTGTGTAGTATCCCTTTAAGTTTTCCATTCCACTCGAAAACCTACTTAGAACATTACCTTCTATAAATTTCTGTAGTGTGACAAATTGAAAGAATAAAGGATTGATCGATCAGATAATTAATTTGTGTTTGCCCGCAGGTGCAACCTTCAGGAGTGAGTGTTGATTGAGTCTTGTGAGCTGAAGAA
This window harbors:
- the LOC138040887 gene encoding uncharacterized protein — protein: MATSGSLASSEDKTNGAKLSRLLIDGGTTVLRSVFDTHHPPAKLAADLNSCYSILNNLYRRRILNGHQWDKLFPGGGAAPDSNTFDITLLFLLLTNICGLTPPHKGWHHEPPPSDTSHEANLARIKFFRNQVYGHVTTTGVDAPTFNALWKEISAVLVSLGLSQGEIDRLKAEQCGEEDFLDALREWAESEGNLKAQLNDMRQLQNKVQQTVEDIQIQQSTIQETVEDIHEIVTEIRDTQHDTDQEDNIRKKLARLDIQRDVRDYAKRYLEGTRESVFAEIHRWLDDASSPNRVLVLSGNAGMGKSVIAAEMCRRMQEAGRLAGSHFCHHDRARHRNPKVMMQSLACHLSCLLPEYKKALVEQFSGNLGVEINDMEVVDLFDLLFLEPLNRVADPGFISLVVIDALDESQYQGRNDLLDVISRLFKNLPLWLRFFVTTRPEVNIWDSLKDLQPLPLGAKDDDNLKDIRFYFEWSLSNLLEVERRELVLDDLVQKSEGVFLCAQFLVDFIRANCSTILTLEQMDKTLPAGISCVYQLYFHRLEDDLCKELNITEEQFLCFLSAIAAAREPLPLGFVPKFLCKNLSSVIALRTVSKAIAIVSSLLPVHDDRIHFFHKSVKDWLTDKSRYGQHSFSVEEMDGHKILSTLCCNELDELKRKGVSKSQSFTDTTRFALEHGVQHMLQLDQDTRSCNLEEVVGNYVLDPEVLYAKIFVNIATATEDVVCVTKRGGLETISTECHETLLSLLVVLKKHRLTLEEHPFTIFQCLLNEGSFKLSSDSRQLLETKYSDKPYMEYLSKNIPQGPVQGRFDCCSPVVCFEVSPCLEFMVCECRDGSIQLWSLDSGNLKWKRYVKPKHFKSAFRPFRIIHTDHAYQPACRYLPTGNAVYRSVVFHPTKDVILPGVLSHAYSLNGDLKPLFPTSKCSFCVCSIFGDEILTDCPNDAKCLMVWNLNNGREIDRHNRDSDILSFAMSRDGKLVAISHSTGCVCLVDRENGFLTLSKATLESVCGVIRFSPDSRFLLCSDFDSFSTWGWFCLRVTEGPEHHFSMEVAHADFGTWNSFELESHRIGGFLLGDSMSYQTMDQCFDVVLNSQSLLRNYIRHGDYIEMVYRNPPQKNTGFSYVQCLRFSLTGEGLYATVYDRSDKQRIVAWDGSNGDLKRQKEFESVVVTEFVPLKHGILFASKSTLELWNFDLSVCKRRWMFDADALFRISDDQVACIEFNSIFGIILDSISGEYVKTFKLPRGDLMDCHRDLQIVAWDDKEGQHFVELRQLGKTEPLWCRLQDFLIEGSFSPEGKFVILHDRKGFYVVDAVSGNVCVKLSAVHFINDYKFVSDEECVILRYSSPSSTSAQLQLFNVRSGDLLCVMAADFNCGPSPLPLATCPRRGLIGFWSHQGLYVIRIKRPGVETHSSEAKRCNLQE